From the genome of Solanum pennellii chromosome 6, SPENNV200:
tatactatttaattttaaaatgtgatTAACGGGGAAATTTTTTGGCTGTAGTTAAAGTGATAGAGAGTAAAATAATCGCCTCAACCACCACGTCCACACCAAACCCAAACGGTATTAGCATGCCAGACGTCATCGTGCACTTGCTTTggtttttttgtcttttcaatGGTCAAACCCCAACgtgatataaatttatttttcccaAGGTAATTATGAATTACCTCAAAGAGAGTAAAAAAGCCATTATTACCatcatttataatattatatatcgTCAGCACCTTTTACCACAACTTCTCAATTACCACTGTTCGTTTTTACAATTTCAGTGCCACTCGCTATTCTCAAGTCATGAATTCCACATTAACTTTCATGAGTACAAAACATATTCAATCTTTCTGCTAAAAAAATGATGCTTTAAAAGAAATGTACTCTTGCAGACACTTTTCGCTAGTACAACACACTACTGAAACACATCAAATTACCCACAAATGTTACATGACAATCAACTCACAATGCCGCCTCCAACATAACCATTAACCATATCCAATTCAAATGATAACTGGAAAGTTCTGAATATTCATAAAAGGAATCTAAATTTTCACAAAGGCCAGAGAAGTAAGTGCACACCACCAGACAAGCTCGAGATGCATTCACTTAGAGCAGAGTTAAGGGaacagaaaattaaagaaaaactgCCAAAGGAACAATCGTACAGCATAGACCAGGAATTCATAGCTAGAAGTCAGTGACACAATCCTTGCAAATAGGTGTGCATAGAACTAGAATCTCCTCCTGGGACTTCTAGAACGATGACTACGAGGTGACCTGCAAGGACGAGGACAGCTACATGTTAGTCAATAGTTCTTCAATGCAAAAATCATATAGGTGATGTTCCAAACATTCAAACACAGATTTTGCAGTAATGTAGTCGCATAGGaatttcattttctattttggaATAAGAAATAAGGATCTATCATACAAAATgaatatttatcatataaagGGAAGTATCTAAAAGGACAAAAATAAACTTTCCTCCAAATTGACTCAATAGAGCAACAACTCTCTCATAAGTCATAGTTTTCTcatctttcatttttcaaacataaaataaataattagtagtCTTCCTACCAGCTCAAAATGGCACTAACAGACTAGAAAATTCGCTTAATATATTGTTTATCTCTAACTCTTCCTATTTTTCTAACATTATGAATGGGGCACCAACAACTAAAGTTGGTATTTTCAAACTGATATGTCTGAGCAACCCAGTTATTAGTCTGTAGCTTCAACAATTACTAGCAGAGTCATGACATTGTGCGCATAATAAGCATCCTCTGTTCTTTTTTTAATGGATACACTAGAAACACCTTCACAACTCATGGCACCACAGAGACACTGCTAATTTGCAATAACTAAACAAGGGTTAACAAACTTCCAGGAAACAGATGCGCAGACTTACATCATTGCTCTAATGGAGTCCGATTTATAGGTTATGTGTGAGCTCATCATATGGTATCCAACTCCCTTTttacaaaaaaggaaaatctcCGACAAGACACGTGTTAGTTTCAATGGTAAATGTGAAGAGCCTATCCTATATTTGACTATAAATGGCAACCCATAACCCACACAGACACACTCCTAGTGTCTTTTGCACCAATTCCACCACCTTTACACCCCTCTCCAAAAGCTAAATAAAAGCCCAAACTGCTCTGGGGACACCTATCCATGGGAGAAATGCTCTGATAGAATTAAAAAACTACTATAACGTAAAAGAACAAAAGATGAGTCAAAAATTTAAGACAATATTGATCCACAGGCTATTCAGCTGCCAGCCGTTTAAATAAAAGGGAGTCTTAGTAATAGGTGGTTGTTATTGATTCCACACACACATAACTGACAGTTGAATCATGGGTTACAGGAAATGGGCTGGTAACTTTTATCAATAAAAGCATGAGGGAGGCCAGTGAAAATTCCACTTCTATGGAGTTGAAGGCTGTACAGTTAAACGACATACATTATAGTGAAACAGTTCACAAGAAAACAATTACAGACGTCATAACATTTATCCAGTTGCAAATGTTTAAAAAGTGGTTATTCCAATCTCTGAAAATAATTTCGAGGCCCCGATTTTTTCTCAAGAGGGTAAATGAATGCTTCTGAAGGAACATTTGCCAACATTTATTAAAGTGAAAAAGTGTCTCCTTGATTCAGGCAACATTATTTTCACAGCTATTCTACACAAAATTATGTTAATTGGATAAACCAAGAAGATACCTCCTCCTAGCATTTCTCCTTCTAAAAGGACCTTTGCTAAATGCCCAATCAACATGTATAGTCTGAGTTAGCAGCTCATTCCCATCCATTTCACTAATAGCTCTCTCTGCTTCTTCAaagttttcatattcaataagtGCATAACCCTGTCAAAATGGAAAACTGTATAAAAACTATACCATCTCCAAACTACGACAAACGCTGAAacttaaaacaaagaaaagtatCTATCTGGAATCCCTCATAATTAACATAGCATTGATCCTATTTCGTTCCATTTACTCCATTACAGATTCATTCAAGGAAATGCTCTTACACAGTTATATGGAACAAGGAATGTCTGTcacttataaacttcaaaaaaaaattcttgatcaAAAGAATTGTCATCATCCAAAATCTTTTGATAGGAAAGTTTATTATATTAAAGCATACAATGGGAATGCAATTCATATAGCATCATATGTACATCACCTAAAACCCAAAGAAGCAGCTAAACATTCCGAGAAAGAAAGAGTCAGTTCACCTTGACAAATCCAGAACGACGATCCAGATTCAAATGCAAATTCTTGATCTCCCCGAACTCACCAAATGTATTATGAAGATCATCTTCTTGTGCCTCCTCATTAACTCCAGTGACTAAAATAATCCATCCTTCAATGGCTGCAGATGTTCCCCTCATTAGCTCTCTACTACTTATTAAACTAAACCTTCATTAATCTTACCGGTAACctcaaaagatatatatatatatatatatatatatatatatatatattcactttNNNNNNNNNNNNNNNNNNNNNNNNNNNNNNNNNNNNNNNNNNNNNNNNNNNNNNNNNN
Proteins encoded in this window:
- the LOC107023796 gene encoding RNA-binding protein Y14A: MANPEEAVDFEPEEDDLMDEDVDASSPRAPMPKLKSAITGGGGGSSASKKIKGRGFREETAEAERNARLSARFDSLDSEGGPGPERSIEGWIILVTGVNEEAQEDDLHNTFGEFGEIKNLHLNLDRRSGFVKGYALIEYENFEEAERAISEMDGNELLTQTIHVDWAFSKGPFRRRNARRRSPRSHRSRSPRRRF